One Streptosporangium becharense genomic window, CTGGAACACGTCGTCGAGCGGGACCCCGAACACCCGCGCGATCTGGAAGGCCATCTCCAGGGACGGCGAGTAGCGGCCCTGCTCGATGGCGATGACGGTCTGGCGGGTCACGCCGATGCGCTTGGCCAGCTCCGCCTGGGTCATCTCGCCGTGGGTGAACCGGAGGGACCGGATCGAGTTGGTGACCCTGGTCGGCTTCACCACGGCCAGAAGCCACGGCGGTAGGCGACGATCTTGGCGACGGATCCGAGGATCGCGGACAGGACGAACGCCAGGTAGAGCACGTTGGCGATCCAGAACTGGTCCACCCGGGCCATCGCCAGGACACAGGCCACGACGCCGCCGACGACGACGAACGACTGGCCGGCGTGCTCACCGAACCGGTTGATCTCCCGGTCGCGCTGGTCCCTCTGGCCCGCGTCCTGGGGGGCCATGGCCGCGGCCACGACACGGAGCACGATCCCGGCGAGGATCGCGGCGCCGATGGTCCACAGCATCGCCGGCACATAGGGCACCTCGGCGAGCGGGGTGGAGCCCGCCCGTACGAGGAGCAGGGTGAGGTACGTCGCGTAGGCGGCGGTGCTGACCCCCGCCATGATCCACGCGAGCTTCTCTTCGAACGGCATGCCATGAATGTAAAGCAACGTGGACACGATGTCTAATTTTCTTTACATCAAACGACGCGACTCACGGCCGACGAATCGTGCCGGGCACACGTGCCGTACGCCGGCCGCCGCGGGCCGGCGGACCATTTCGATCACGACGATGAGCGCGAAGCCCATGCCGAACATCTTCCCGCCGCTCCGGCCACCGGCGACTCCGGGTTCAGCGCCGGTGGCCCTGCCCGGCGGCCAGGAACCACACGACGACGACGGCGAGCAGGGCGACGGCCGCGGCCACCCGGAAGGC contains:
- a CDS encoding helix-turn-helix transcriptional regulator — encoded protein: MVKPTRVTNSIRSLRFTHGEMTQAELAKRIGVTRQTVIAIEQGRYSPSLEMAFQIARVFGVPLDDVFQYPGSAEENS